The proteins below are encoded in one region of Rhododendron vialii isolate Sample 1 chromosome 7a, ASM3025357v1:
- the LOC131332740 gene encoding uncharacterized protein LOC131332740, with product MEADFLPRSREVTRSRVLLECPLGWQWYLGDRVTRQSLGLPAFVVPGLLPPRLQRTESYTRAELELFTVPDTDLERHLRRSLDYAAYADRYLARSLGVEEEFERRVAGVGAWRDESGARSRGGRSARGRGRGARAPAGGQGAGTGGRGEGSTRVPETAETSAPPALPTLKWTIGVTSSSGTREVIDVPRLPQPPMRFPAQVPREWAEQAMMLMVGMRHLLKDCAKGRALQTRPAPVTASPVSTQVQPRRSARTRPQGTTSPPVPASTRGRDAGRVPQPAAGAGRFEVLPREASQRRPARVEPEESEEGTEESSESRVLVTSDSSTASGSPNDDGDDEPESSESEGPRPSKIRRV from the exons ATGGAGGCTGACTTCCTTCCGAGGAGTCGGGAGGTGACACGGAGCAGGGTCCTACTAGAGTGCCCtctgggctggcagtggtacctgggggatcgagtgactcgaCAGTCACTTGGTCTTCCAGCGTTCGTGGTTCCTGGGCTGCTTCCTCCACGCTTGCAGAGGACTGAGTCCTACACTCGCGCTGAGCTTGAGCTGTTCACCGTGCCGGACACAGATCTGGAGAGGCACCTTCGACGCTCCTTGGACTACGCAGCTTATGCAGAtcggtacttggcgaggagcctgggggtggaggaggagttcgaGAGACGGGTAGCCGGAGTGGGAGCTTGGAGGGACGAGAGCGGAGCGCGGAGCCGCGGTGGTCGCTCTGCACGGGGTCGGGGACGAGGTGCTAGAGCCCCTGCTGGTGGGCAAGGTGCAGGTACTGgaggtaggggagaggggagcaCGAGGGTTCCAGAGACTGCGGAAACTTCAGCACCACCGGCGTTGCCGACGCTGAAGTGGACTATAGGCGTGACGAGTTCGTCGGGCACACGGGAGGTGATCGACGTGCCACGTCTCCCACAGCCGCCGATGCGGTTTCCTGCTCAG GTGCCGCGAGAGTGGGCTGAGCAGGCCAtgatgctgatggtggggatgcgccACCTCTTGAAGGACTGCGCTAAGGGGAGAGCCCTTCAGACGAGACCTGCCCCTGTGACTGCTTCTCCTGTGTCCACTCAG gtGCAGCCACGACGTTCAGCTAGGACGCGTCCGCAGGGCACCACGAGCCCTCCCGTTCCTGCCAGCACGCGAGGTCGGGATGCAGGACGTGTGCCACAGCCTGCTGCGGGTGCGGGACGGTTCGAGGTTTTGCCTCGGGAGGCGTCTCAGCGGAGACCAGCTCGTGTGGAGCCGGAGGAGTCAGAGGAGGGGACAGAGGAGTCCTCCGAGTCACGTGTTCTGGTGACGTCGGACTCGAGTACTGCTTCTGGTTCTCCTAACGACGACGGTGATGACGAGCCCGAGAGTTCTGAGTCCGAGGGACCACGACCGAGCAAAATTCGACGAGTCTGA